A part of Streptococcus porcinus genomic DNA contains:
- the era gene encoding GTPase Era, with protein MSFKSGFVAILGRPNVGKSTFLNHVMGQKIAIMSDKAQTTRNKIMGIYTTEQEQIVFIDTPGIHKPKTALGDFMVESAYSTLREVDTVLFMVPADEKRGKGDEMIMERLKNAKIPVILVINKIDKVHPDQLLEQIDDFRSQMDFKEIVPISALEGNNIPTLMSLLTDNLEEGFQYFPADQITDHPERFLVSEMIREKVLHLTQQEIPHSVAVVIESMKRDEDTDKVHIRATIMVERDSQKGIIIGKQGAMLKKIGKMARRDIELMLGDKVYLETWVKVKKNWRDKKLDLADFGYNQKEY; from the coding sequence ATGTCATTTAAATCAGGTTTTGTTGCTATCCTCGGCCGACCAAATGTCGGAAAATCGACCTTTTTAAACCATGTTATGGGCCAAAAAATTGCCATTATGAGTGATAAGGCGCAGACTACACGTAACAAAATTATGGGTATCTATACAACCGAGCAAGAACAAATTGTTTTCATAGATACTCCAGGAATTCACAAACCTAAAACAGCTTTAGGCGACTTCATGGTCGAGTCTGCATACAGTACCTTAAGAGAAGTCGATACCGTTCTCTTTATGGTTCCAGCAGACGAAAAGCGAGGAAAGGGCGACGAGATGATTATGGAACGTCTCAAAAATGCCAAGATTCCCGTTATTCTAGTTATTAATAAAATCGACAAAGTCCATCCAGATCAACTCTTAGAACAAATTGACGACTTTAGAAGTCAAATGGATTTCAAAGAAATTGTTCCAATCTCAGCTTTAGAAGGCAACAATATTCCAACCCTCATGTCCTTATTAACAGACAACCTAGAAGAGGGCTTCCAATATTTCCCAGCTGATCAAATAACAGATCACCCAGAACGCTTCTTGGTCTCAGAAATGATCCGTGAAAAAGTGTTACACTTAACACAACAGGAAATCCCTCATTCAGTCGCAGTAGTAATAGAATCCATGAAGCGTGATGAGGATACCGACAAAGTTCATATCCGTGCAACCATTATGGTTGAACGTGACAGCCAAAAAGGCATCATCATCGGTAAACAAGGAGCTATGCTCAAGAAAATCGGCAAAATGGCTCGCCGTGACATCGAACTTATGTTAGGTGACAAAGTCTACCTAGAAACATGGGTTAAAGTCAAAAAGAATTGGCGCGACAAAAAACTAGACCTAGCCGACTTTGGTTATAATCAAAAAGAATACTGA
- a CDS encoding oleate hydratase, translated as MYYSSGNFEAFARPRKPKKVDGKSAYIIGSGLAGLAAAVFLIRDGQMAGDHIHILEELPLSGGSLDGIKRPDIGFVTRGGREMENHFECMWDMYRSIPSLEVPDASYLDEFYWLDKDDPNSSNCRLIHKRGNRVPDDGQYTLGKHSKELITLVMTKEEDLGTKTIEDVFSEEFFKSNFWVYWATMFAFEKWHSAVEMRRYAMRFIHHIDGLPDFTSLKFNKYNQYDSMVKPIIAYLESHGVDIQFDTKVNNIRVDIKPDKKVAKELLLSTSGQSKKISLTEDDLVFVTNGSITESTNYGSHHTVAKPNKDLGGSWNLWENLAAQSDEFGHPKVFYKDLPAESWFVSATATIKNPALEPYIERLTHRDLHDGKINSGGIITITDSNWMMSFAIHRQPHFKEQKENETAVWIYGLYSNIKGNYIQKPIEECTGQEITEELLYHLGVPENKIHDLANQESVNTVPVYMPYITSYFMPRVKGDRPKVIPDGSVNLAFIGNFAESPSRDTVFTTEYSIRTAMEAVYMFLDIERGIPEVFNSTYDIRELLKAMYYLNDKKAIEDMDLPIPQMIRKVGLKKIKGTFLEELLEEAHLL; from the coding sequence ATGTATTACAGTAGTGGAAATTTTGAAGCCTTTGCTAGACCACGCAAACCTAAAAAGGTGGATGGCAAGTCAGCTTATATTATTGGTTCAGGCTTAGCAGGCTTAGCAGCGGCAGTATTTCTCATTCGTGATGGTCAAATGGCTGGTGATCATATTCACATCTTAGAGGAGCTTCCACTTTCTGGGGGTTCGTTAGATGGTATTAAGCGTCCCGATATCGGTTTTGTAACACGTGGTGGACGTGAAATGGAAAACCATTTTGAATGTATGTGGGATATGTACCGTTCTATTCCCTCGTTAGAAGTTCCTGATGCTTCCTATTTGGATGAATTTTACTGGCTAGATAAGGATGATCCTAATTCATCTAATTGTCGTTTGATTCATAAGAGAGGAAATCGTGTTCCTGATGATGGTCAGTATACTTTAGGTAAACATTCTAAAGAATTGATTACACTAGTAATGACAAAAGAAGAAGACCTGGGAACAAAAACGATTGAAGATGTTTTCTCAGAGGAATTCTTTAAGAGCAATTTCTGGGTATATTGGGCAACTATGTTTGCCTTTGAAAAATGGCATTCTGCAGTCGAAATGCGCCGTTATGCGATGCGCTTTATTCATCATATAGATGGTTTACCAGACTTCACATCCTTGAAATTCAATAAATACAATCAATATGATTCAATGGTAAAACCTATTATTGCTTATTTAGAATCACATGGTGTTGATATTCAGTTCGATACCAAAGTTAATAATATCAGAGTTGATATTAAACCTGATAAGAAAGTAGCTAAAGAGCTCTTGTTGAGTACCTCTGGACAATCTAAAAAAATTAGCTTAACAGAGGATGATTTAGTCTTTGTAACCAATGGTTCTATCACAGAAAGTACCAACTATGGAAGTCATCATACCGTTGCAAAACCGAACAAAGACTTAGGTGGTTCTTGGAATCTTTGGGAAAATTTAGCAGCTCAATCAGATGAATTTGGCCATCCAAAAGTCTTCTATAAAGACTTACCTGCTGAATCTTGGTTTGTGTCAGCAACAGCAACTATAAAAAATCCTGCCCTTGAGCCTTATATTGAGCGTTTGACACATAGAGATTTACATGATGGTAAAATTAATTCTGGCGGTATTATCACCATTACTGATTCTAATTGGATGATGAGCTTTGCTATTCACCGACAACCTCATTTTAAAGAACAAAAAGAGAATGAGACAGCAGTATGGATCTATGGATTGTATTCAAATATAAAGGGAAACTATATTCAAAAACCTATTGAAGAGTGTACAGGACAAGAAATTACTGAGGAACTTTTATATCATCTCGGTGTTCCTGAAAATAAAATCCATGATTTAGCAAATCAAGAAAGTGTCAATACTGTACCAGTTTATATGCCTTATATCACAAGTTATTTCATGCCTCGTGTAAAAGGAGATCGGCCTAAGGTTATTCCTGATGGTTCTGTCAATTTAGCCTTTATTGGTAATTTTGCAGAATCTCCAAGTCGTGATACTGTCTTCACAACTGAGTATTCAATTCGTACAGCAATGGAAGCAGTTTATATGTTCTTAGATATTGAACGAGGGATCCCAGAAGTTTTCAATTCAACCTATGATATCCGAGAATTGTTGAAAGCAATGTATTACCTCAATGACAAAAAAGCTATTGAAGATATGGACTTACCTATTCCACAAATGATTAGAAAAGTGGGCCTTAAGAAGATTAAAGGAACTTTTCTAGAAGAATTATTGGAAGAAGCCCATTTGTTATAA
- a CDS encoding NUDIX hydrolase codes for MSDYIKYIRSKVGQDSILLPFAAGILEDQYGRILLQKRADTGNWGVPGGCMELGESSLDTVIREFFEETGIQVEALKLLNVYTNFETLFPNGDRAQTVGIVYKLRAIAPYDINGVTNEETLELAFFSEERIKDILLVNEQHQQIIEEYFSGNYKLGH; via the coding sequence ATGTCGGATTATATTAAGTATATTAGGTCAAAAGTTGGTCAAGATTCAATCTTACTTCCTTTTGCAGCAGGTATTTTAGAAGATCAGTATGGAAGAATCTTACTTCAAAAACGGGCTGATACGGGAAATTGGGGGGTTCCTGGGGGCTGTATGGAATTAGGAGAATCCTCTCTTGATACAGTGATTCGAGAATTTTTTGAAGAGACTGGCATTCAAGTTGAAGCTTTGAAATTACTTAATGTCTATACTAATTTTGAAACCTTATTCCCAAATGGAGATCGTGCGCAGACAGTTGGTATAGTTTATAAACTCAGAGCCATTGCACCTTATGATATCAACGGTGTTACAAATGAGGAAACTTTAGAATTAGCATTTTTCTCAGAAGAAAGGATCAAAGATATTCTGCTAGTAAATGAGCAGCATCAGCAGATAATAGAAGAATATTTTTCAGGTAACTATAAACTTGGACATTAA
- a CDS encoding NUDIX hydrolase → MEKDYISFMRSKVGHDKVIMTFAGGILENEQGQILLQLRGDKKTWAIPGGAMELGESTVDTCQREFFEETGIPIEATRFLNVYSNFTEVYPNGDQVQTVVFLYEVKAKSSIEITDFSNEETLKLKFFSKNDIDSLVNISDKHRLMLKEYFNNTFKLGW, encoded by the coding sequence ATGGAAAAAGATTATATCTCTTTTATGCGGTCAAAAGTTGGTCATGATAAAGTCATCATGACCTTTGCAGGTGGTATTTTAGAAAATGAACAAGGACAGATATTACTCCAATTAAGGGGAGATAAAAAAACATGGGCAATACCAGGCGGGGCCATGGAATTAGGTGAAAGCACTGTGGATACTTGTCAAAGAGAATTTTTTGAAGAGACTGGCATTCCAATTGAGGCGACACGTTTCCTCAACGTCTACAGCAATTTTACCGAAGTCTACCCCAATGGCGATCAAGTCCAAACAGTTGTCTTTTTGTATGAAGTTAAAGCAAAGTCGAGTATAGAAATTACCGATTTTAGTAACGAAGAGACTCTAAAATTAAAATTCTTTTCAAAAAATGACATTGACTCTCTAGTTAATATATCAGACAAACATAGACTAATGTTAAAGGAATACTTTAACAACACTTTTAAATTAGGGTGGTAA
- a CDS encoding YozE family protein, producing MRKSFYNWLMTQRDSKSNDPVAILADLVFEDTTFPKHSDDFDVISRYLEDQAVFSFNLGYFDQIWEDYLAH from the coding sequence GTGAGAAAATCGTTTTATAATTGGTTAATGACTCAGCGGGATTCTAAGTCAAATGATCCAGTAGCCATTTTAGCAGATTTGGTATTTGAAGATACTACGTTTCCAAAACATAGCGATGATTTTGATGTCATTAGTCGTTACTTAGAAGATCAAGCAGTATTTTCCTTTAATTTAGGCTATTTTGATCAAATTTGGGAAGATTATTTGGCACATTAA
- a CDS encoding ABC transporter ATP-binding protein → MLEIKNGIVRKGQMTILNHINLVFSNHHVYGLVGINGSGKTMILKALAGFCRLSKGEVRQNGKILGRGNATISDAGLVLGNQDFISHLTLEENLNLIKKICPNSQCIDLDYWIDLYQIKKFKNTLYKHLSLGTRKKMLLIQAFMDNPKLLILDEPMNALDIKSVDITKELIRKHKEKGFVIMTSHYESDIADLCDTIFHVQEGKIVSEEY, encoded by the coding sequence TTGCTAGAAATTAAAAACGGTATTGTACGAAAAGGACAAATGACAATATTAAACCATATTAATTTGGTATTTTCGAATCATCATGTCTATGGATTAGTAGGTATAAATGGTTCAGGGAAAACAATGATTTTAAAAGCATTAGCCGGTTTTTGTCGGCTAAGTAAAGGAGAAGTTCGTCAAAATGGAAAAATTCTTGGAAGAGGAAATGCAACAATTAGTGATGCAGGCTTAGTACTTGGAAATCAAGATTTTATTAGCCATTTGACTCTTGAAGAGAACTTGAATCTGATTAAAAAAATATGCCCAAACAGTCAGTGTATTGATTTAGACTATTGGATAGATCTCTATCAAATCAAAAAATTTAAGAATACGCTTTATAAACATTTGTCCCTAGGAACTCGAAAGAAAATGCTTCTTATTCAAGCTTTTATGGATAACCCTAAACTATTAATTCTAGATGAACCAATGAATGCACTTGACATCAAAAGTGTTGATATTACTAAAGAACTCATCAGAAAGCATAAAGAAAAAGGGTTTGTCATAATGACTTCTCATTATGAAAGTGACATAGCTGATTTATGTGACACTATTTTTCATGTGCAGGAAGGGAAAATAGTTTCGGAAGAATATTAA
- the ybeY gene encoding rRNA maturation RNase YbeY: MYIEMIDETGLVSQEIMEQTKDLLNFAAKKTGKAEKEMSVTFVTNERSHELNLEYRDTDRPTDVISLEYKPERPILFDESDLEDNPDLAEMLAEFDAYIGELFISIDKAREQAQEYGHSFEREMGFLAVHGFLHITGYDHYTPEEEKEMFTLQEEILTAYGLTRQ, encoded by the coding sequence ATGTATATCGAGATGATTGACGAAACGGGACTTGTTTCGCAAGAGATTATGGAGCAAACAAAAGATTTGCTTAACTTTGCCGCTAAAAAAACTGGTAAAGCTGAAAAAGAAATGTCTGTTACCTTCGTTACTAATGAACGAAGTCACGAGCTCAACTTGGAATATCGTGATACAGATCGTCCTACTGATGTTATTTCTTTAGAATATAAACCTGAGAGACCCATTCTTTTTGACGAAAGTGATCTAGAAGATAATCCAGACTTGGCAGAAATGCTGGCAGAATTTGACGCATATATTGGGGAGCTTTTTATTTCGATAGATAAGGCTAGAGAACAAGCACAAGAGTATGGTCACTCCTTTGAAAGAGAAATGGGCTTTCTTGCTGTCCATGGATTTTTACACATTACTGGTTACGACCACTACACGCCAGAAGAAGAAAAAGAAATGTTCACACTACAGGAAGAGATTTTGACTGCTTATGGCCTTACAAGACAATAA
- the frr gene encoding ribosome recycling factor, which translates to MANAIIDKANQRFEQSFQSLSREYASIRAGRANASLLDRIQVDYYGAPTPLNQLSSITVPEARVLLISPFDKNSIKDIERAINASDLGITPANDGSVIRLVIPALTEETRKNLAKEVKKVGENQKVAIRNIRRDAMDEAKKQEKDKEISEDELKTLEKDIQKATDDAIKHIDAMTAEKEKELLSV; encoded by the coding sequence ATGGCAAATGCTATTATTGACAAAGCAAATCAACGATTTGAACAATCATTTCAATCTTTATCACGTGAATACGCAAGTATCCGTGCCGGTCGTGCGAATGCAAGTTTGTTAGACCGTATTCAAGTAGATTATTATGGGGCACCGACACCTCTAAATCAACTATCATCTATCACAGTGCCAGAAGCACGTGTTTTATTGATTTCCCCATTTGACAAAAACTCTATCAAAGATATTGAACGAGCAATCAACGCTTCTGATTTAGGTATTACTCCAGCAAACGATGGCTCTGTTATCCGCTTAGTAATTCCCGCTTTAACGGAAGAAACACGTAAAAATCTTGCTAAAGAAGTTAAAAAAGTTGGTGAAAATCAAAAAGTAGCTATTCGTAACATCCGTCGTGATGCTATGGATGAAGCTAAAAAACAAGAAAAAGATAAAGAAATTTCTGAAGATGAATTAAAAACATTGGAAAAAGATATTCAAAAAGCAACCGATGATGCAATTAAGCATATTGATGCTATGACAGCTGAAAAAGAAAAGGAACTCTTATCTGTTTAA
- a CDS encoding diacylglycerol kinase family protein, translated as MALQDNKSQRKWKNRTVTSSLEFALTGIVTAIKEERNLKSHLLSALIATTAGIFFDISATEWLFLFLAIFLVIALEIVNSAVENVVDLASEYHFSMLAKKAKDMSAGAVLVMSLYAVITGLIIFAPKLWALIF; from the coding sequence ATGGCCTTACAAGACAATAAATCCCAACGTAAATGGAAAAATAGAACTGTCACCTCTAGCTTAGAGTTTGCTTTAACAGGAATAGTGACAGCAATTAAAGAAGAACGTAATTTAAAAAGTCACTTGCTATCTGCCTTAATAGCGACAACTGCTGGTATCTTCTTTGACATTTCAGCAACTGAGTGGTTATTCCTTTTTCTAGCGATTTTTTTAGTCATTGCCTTAGAAATTGTTAACTCTGCTGTAGAAAACGTCGTGGATTTGGCCAGTGAATATCACTTTTCTATGTTGGCCAAAAAAGCTAAAGATATGTCAGCAGGGGCTGTTTTAGTCATGTCCCTATATGCTGTCATCACCGGACTCATTATTTTTGCCCCCAAGCTATGGGCACTTATTTTTTAA
- the msrA gene encoding peptide-methionine (S)-S-oxide reductase MsrA: MERAIFAGGCFWCMVEPFEEHPGVISVLSGYTGGRTVNPTYEEVCSGKTGHTEAVEIIFDPEKISYSELVQLYWQQTDPTDAFGQFEDRGDNYRPVIYYFDARQKEIAELSKEQLQASGHFTKPIVTTIEKAQPFYPAEDYHQAFYRKNPGRYAQSSRRRHEFLKENW, translated from the coding sequence ATGGAAAGAGCTATTTTTGCAGGTGGATGTTTTTGGTGTATGGTAGAACCTTTTGAAGAACACCCAGGAGTTATTTCAGTCCTCAGTGGTTATACTGGTGGTCGTACTGTTAATCCTACTTACGAAGAGGTTTGTAGTGGGAAAACAGGTCATACAGAAGCTGTTGAAATCATTTTTGACCCTGAAAAAATCAGTTATTCAGAATTAGTGCAGCTCTATTGGCAACAGACAGATCCGACAGACGCTTTTGGTCAATTTGAAGATCGAGGTGATAATTATCGCCCAGTTATTTATTATTTTGATGCTAGGCAAAAGGAAATAGCAGAGCTGTCCAAGGAACAATTGCAAGCTTCTGGCCATTTTACGAAACCTATTGTGACCACAATAGAGAAGGCACAGCCTTTTTACCCAGCAGAGGACTATCATCAAGCTTTCTATAGGAAGAATCCAGGACGCTATGCCCAAAGTAGTAGACGAAGACATGAATTTTTAAAGGAGAATTGGTAG
- the rplA gene encoding 50S ribosomal protein L1, translating to MAKKSKQMRAALEKVDSTKAYSVEEAVALIKETNFAKFDASVEVAYNLNIDVRKADQQIRGAMVLPNGTGKTQRVLVFARGAKAEEAKAAGADFVGEDDLVAKINGGWLDFDVVIATPDMMAIVGRLGRVLGPRNLMPNPKTGTVTMDVTKAVEESKGGKITYRADKAGNVQAIIGKVSFDADKLVENFKAFNDVMVKAKPSTAKGTYMTNVSITSTQGVGIKVDPSTM from the coding sequence ATGGCTAAAAAAAGCAAACAAATGCGTGCAGCACTTGAAAAAGTTGATAGCACAAAAGCATACAGCGTAGAAGAAGCTGTAGCATTAATTAAAGAAACTAACTTTGCAAAATTTGACGCATCAGTTGAAGTTGCATATAACTTAAACATTGACGTTCGTAAAGCAGACCAACAAATCCGTGGCGCAATGGTATTGCCAAATGGAACTGGTAAAACACAACGTGTACTTGTATTTGCGCGTGGTGCTAAAGCTGAAGAAGCAAAAGCTGCCGGAGCAGACTTCGTTGGTGAAGATGACTTAGTAGCTAAAATTAATGGCGGATGGCTTGATTTTGATGTTGTTATCGCAACACCAGATATGATGGCTATCGTAGGTCGTCTTGGACGTGTCCTTGGACCTCGTAACTTGATGCCAAACCCTAAAACTGGTACTGTAACTATGGATGTTACTAAAGCAGTTGAAGAGTCTAAAGGTGGAAAGATTACTTATCGTGCTGATAAAGCTGGTAACGTACAAGCTATCATCGGTAAAGTATCATTCGATGCTGATAAATTAGTTGAGAACTTCAAAGCATTTAACGATGTAATGGTAAAAGCTAAACCTTCAACAGCGAAAGGGACTTACATGACAAATGTGTCAATTACTTCAACACAGGGTGTTGGTATTAAAGTTGACCCATCAACAATGTAA
- a CDS encoding uracil-DNA glycosylase family protein — MDKIFKAIMDDTDNQKYTEKGIEPLYSAPKNAKIVIVGQAPGIVAQETKLFWNDRSGLKLRQWLGVDEETFYHSGKFAILPMDFYYPGKGKGGDLPPRKYFAQKWHQPLLDLLPNVELVILVGQYAQAYYLGKTKKENLTETVKAYQDYLPRFFPLVHPSPRNQLWLKRNPWFEEEVVPVLQEKVANLLK; from the coding sequence ATGGATAAGATTTTTAAGGCTATTATGGATGATACAGATAATCAAAAATATACTGAAAAAGGAATCGAACCTCTTTATTCTGCACCGAAGAATGCTAAGATAGTAATTGTGGGACAAGCACCAGGCATAGTCGCTCAGGAGACCAAGCTTTTTTGGAATGACCGCAGTGGGTTAAAGCTCAGACAATGGTTAGGAGTAGATGAGGAAACGTTTTATCATTCTGGAAAGTTTGCTATTTTGCCCATGGATTTTTATTACCCCGGTAAAGGTAAGGGTGGAGATTTGCCTCCCCGTAAGTACTTTGCTCAGAAGTGGCACCAGCCATTGCTTGATCTTTTACCAAACGTTGAACTAGTCATTTTAGTAGGACAGTATGCTCAAGCCTACTATTTAGGAAAGACAAAAAAGGAAAATCTGACAGAAACCGTCAAAGCATATCAAGATTACTTACCAAGATTTTTCCCTTTAGTTCATCCTTCTCCACGAAACCAGCTTTGGTTAAAGAGGAATCCTTGGTTTGAAGAAGAAGTAGTACCTGTCCTTCAAGAAAAAGTCGCTAACCTCCTTAAATAG
- a CDS encoding PhoH family protein, whose product MQEYSAEIALNHPDDVLSLFGSNERHLKLIENHLEIIIHARTERVQIVGDDQEAVELARLTIQALLVLVNRGMIVNTSDVVTALSMAEKGTIDKFVALYEEEIIKDNNGKPIRVKTLGQKVYVESLNKHDVVFGVGPAGTGKTFLAVTLAVKALKRGQVKRIILTRPAVEAGESLGFLPGDLKEKVDPYLRPVYDALYQILGKEQTSRMMEREIIEIAPLAYMRGRTLDDAFVILDEAQNTTIMQMKMFLTRLGFNSKMIVNGDTSQIDLPKNVKSGLIDASQKLRHIRAIDFVYFSASDVVRHPVVADIIQAYESEASVELQASVSNSQKESKDHTNQESGLTSYEVIEELPEKPLDK is encoded by the coding sequence TTGCAAGAATATTCAGCAGAGATTGCTTTAAATCATCCTGATGATGTTTTATCGCTTTTTGGTAGCAATGAGCGCCATTTAAAATTAATTGAAAATCATTTAGAAATTATTATCCATGCGCGGACTGAGCGTGTCCAGATAGTCGGTGATGATCAAGAAGCGGTTGAATTAGCTCGCTTAACGATTCAAGCCTTGCTAGTTCTTGTAAATAGAGGAATGATAGTTAATACTTCTGATGTTGTTACTGCTTTGTCAATGGCAGAAAAAGGAACTATTGACAAATTTGTGGCTTTATATGAAGAAGAAATTATCAAGGATAACAACGGTAAACCAATCCGTGTGAAGACACTTGGTCAAAAAGTTTATGTCGAAAGTCTTAATAAGCATGATGTTGTTTTTGGAGTTGGTCCCGCTGGAACCGGGAAAACTTTCTTAGCCGTTACGCTTGCTGTTAAGGCATTGAAACGAGGTCAGGTCAAACGTATTATCCTAACTCGCCCTGCTGTTGAAGCAGGTGAAAGCCTAGGTTTCTTACCAGGCGATTTGAAAGAAAAAGTGGACCCTTACCTGAGACCTGTCTATGATGCTCTTTATCAGATTTTAGGGAAAGAACAGACAAGTCGGATGATGGAAAGAGAAATCATTGAGATTGCTCCGCTTGCTTATATGCGTGGTAGGACTCTAGATGACGCTTTTGTTATTTTGGATGAAGCCCAAAACACTACTATTATGCAAATGAAGATGTTTCTAACTCGCCTAGGCTTTAATTCTAAAATGATTGTTAATGGTGATACTAGCCAAATTGACTTGCCTAAAAATGTTAAGTCTGGTTTGATTGATGCTAGTCAAAAGTTACGCCATATCCGAGCCATTGATTTTGTGTATTTTTCAGCGTCAGATGTGGTACGACACCCAGTTGTTGCGGATATTATTCAAGCCTATGAAAGCGAAGCCAGTGTCGAACTTCAGGCTAGCGTTAGCAATTCTCAAAAGGAAAGTAAAGATCATACCAATCAAGAATCTGGCTTGACTTCTTATGAGGTAATCGAGGAGTTGCCTGAAAAACCACTTGACAAATAA
- the pyrH gene encoding UMP kinase, with translation MKPKYQRILIKLSGEALAGDKGVGIDIPTVQEIAKEISEVHASGVQIALVIGGGNLWRGEPAAEAGMDRVQADYTGMLGTVMNALVMADSLQHYGVDTRVQTAIPMQNVAESYIRGRALRHLEKGRIVVFGAGIGSPYFSTDTTAALRAAEIEADAILMAKNGVDGVYNADPKKDANAVKFDELTHGEVIKRGLKIMDATASTLSMDNDIDLVVFNMNEAGNIKRVVFGEHIGTTVSNKIID, from the coding sequence GTGAAACCTAAATATCAACGTATTTTAATAAAATTATCTGGTGAAGCTTTAGCAGGAGATAAAGGTGTCGGGATAGATATTCCGACCGTACAAGAAATTGCCAAAGAAATTTCAGAAGTGCATGCTTCTGGTGTGCAAATTGCACTCGTCATCGGTGGTGGTAATTTATGGCGAGGAGAACCTGCAGCTGAAGCAGGGATGGATCGTGTGCAAGCTGATTACACAGGTATGTTAGGCACGGTTATGAATGCCTTAGTTATGGCAGATAGTTTACAACATTATGGAGTAGACACTCGAGTTCAAACAGCTATTCCAATGCAAAATGTTGCTGAATCCTATATCCGAGGTCGCGCATTGCGTCATCTTGAAAAAGGACGTATTGTTGTCTTTGGTGCAGGGATTGGATCACCTTATTTTTCAACAGATACAACAGCTGCTCTACGTGCCGCTGAAATTGAGGCGGATGCCATTTTGATGGCAAAAAATGGTGTTGATGGTGTCTACAATGCAGATCCTAAAAAAGATGCGAATGCAGTTAAATTCGATGAATTGACTCATGGTGAAGTTATCAAACGAGGTCTTAAAATTATGGATGCTACTGCATCAACTTTATCAATGGACAATGACATTGATTTGGTTGTCTTTAATATGAACGAAGCAGGTAACATCAAACGAGTTGTTTTTGGTGAACACATCGGAACAACAGTATCAAATAAAATTATCGATTAA
- a CDS encoding CvfB family protein — translation MNELLATQLTGLIREENDQSYFVQKDGFIFNLSKEEGSHAIGDMVTGFAYLDQKQKLRLTTKDIKSTRHQYGWGEVVDVRRDLGVFVDTGIPDKEIVVSLDLLPELKELWPKKGDRLYIKLEVDKKDRIWGIPAEPEVFQKMADPAYNNMQNQNWPAIVYRLKMSGTFVYLPENNMLGYIHPSERYNEPRLGQVLDARVIGFRDIDRTLNLSIKPRSFEMLENDAQMILTYLESNGGFMTLNDKSSPEDIKTTFGISKGQFKKALGTLMKAKRIKQDASGTELL, via the coding sequence ATGAATGAATTATTAGCAACACAACTAACAGGTTTAATCCGTGAAGAAAATGACCAGTCTTACTTTGTTCAAAAGGACGGCTTTATTTTCAATCTATCTAAAGAAGAAGGTTCTCACGCTATTGGTGACATGGTCACTGGTTTTGCCTACCTTGATCAAAAACAGAAACTTCGCTTAACCACTAAAGACATCAAATCAACACGACATCAGTATGGTTGGGGTGAAGTTGTTGATGTCCGACGAGACTTAGGTGTTTTTGTTGATACTGGCATTCCAGATAAGGAAATTGTGGTTTCTTTAGATCTTCTTCCTGAATTGAAAGAATTGTGGCCCAAAAAGGGAGACCGTCTCTATATTAAGTTAGAAGTCGATAAAAAAGATCGTATCTGGGGGATACCTGCTGAACCAGAAGTGTTTCAAAAGATGGCTGACCCTGCTTATAATAATATGCAAAACCAAAACTGGCCTGCCATTGTTTATCGTCTAAAAATGTCTGGAACCTTTGTCTATCTGCCTGAAAACAACATGTTGGGCTATATTCATCCTAGTGAACGCTACAATGAACCCCGATTAGGTCAGGTCTTAGACGCGCGTGTTATCGGTTTTAGAGATATTGACAGAACCTTGAACCTATCTATTAAACCGAGATCATTTGAAATGTTAGAAAATGATGCACAAATGATTCTGACATACTTAGAATCCAATGGTGGCTTCATGACTCTTAACGATAAATCATCACCTGAGGACATCAAGACAACCTTCGGGATTTCAAAAGGTCAATTTAAAAAAGCCCTAGGAACACTGATGAAAGCAAAGCGTATTAAACAAGATGCTAGTGGAACGGAGTTACTCTAA